A window of Sphingomonas sp. Leaf357 contains these coding sequences:
- a CDS encoding molybdopterin-dependent oxidoreductase: MLVDSLDTKLAQATNRRRFLAEAAIGSGALIAAPALAQSMVDLHLPGGPSERPMTSAFPGKGNMILQRIHPPLLETPMSVFNGDVFTPNDQFFVRWHWADIPTAIDVEAFRIKVHGAVTRPLSISLAQLLKLPRVELAAINQCSGNSRALFQPPVAGAQWRHGAMGNAKWLGVRLRDVLDIAGVKPGAVAVRFGALDQPVVASGPDFAKSLSIDHARDGEVMLAFGMNGEQMPLLNGFPVRLIVPGWYSTYWVKMLNNIEVLAAPDDGYWMAKAYKIPDTPGANVRPGQKDFPAVPINKMIPRSWVTSLDEGQAIAFDRSIPLGGIAMGGDCGVAKVDVSTDNGKTWYKTVLGPDHGKYSFRRWDAQVPLTHAGPTRLMSRCWNTAGIAQPMTPIWNPGGFMRGNIETTNIVVG, encoded by the coding sequence ATGCTGGTGGACAGCCTGGATACGAAACTGGCGCAGGCGACTAACCGCCGTCGCTTTCTTGCAGAGGCCGCGATCGGCAGCGGCGCGCTGATCGCCGCACCCGCGCTGGCGCAGAGCATGGTCGACCTGCATCTGCCGGGTGGCCCATCGGAACGGCCGATGACCAGTGCGTTCCCCGGCAAGGGCAACATGATCCTCCAGCGTATCCACCCGCCTTTGCTGGAAACGCCGATGAGCGTGTTCAATGGCGACGTCTTCACGCCGAACGACCAGTTCTTCGTCCGCTGGCACTGGGCTGACATTCCGACCGCGATCGATGTCGAGGCGTTCCGGATCAAGGTGCACGGCGCGGTCACGCGGCCGCTGTCGATCTCGCTCGCGCAACTGCTGAAGTTGCCACGCGTCGAGCTGGCGGCGATCAACCAATGCTCGGGTAATTCGCGTGCGCTGTTCCAGCCGCCCGTCGCGGGCGCGCAGTGGCGGCACGGGGCGATGGGCAATGCCAAATGGCTCGGCGTGCGGCTGCGTGACGTGCTCGATATCGCCGGGGTGAAGCCGGGCGCGGTTGCGGTGCGGTTCGGTGCGCTCGACCAACCGGTGGTCGCGAGTGGACCGGATTTCGCCAAGTCATTGTCGATCGACCACGCACGCGACGGCGAAGTGATGCTCGCCTTCGGGATGAACGGCGAACAGATGCCGCTCCTCAACGGCTTCCCGGTCCGGCTGATCGTACCCGGCTGGTATTCGACCTATTGGGTCAAGATGCTGAACAACATCGAGGTGCTTGCCGCACCCGACGACGGTTACTGGATGGCCAAGGCGTACAAGATCCCTGACACTCCAGGCGCGAACGTGCGGCCTGGCCAGAAGGATTTCCCGGCCGTCCCGATCAACAAGATGATTCCGCGCAGTTGGGTCACGAGCCTCGACGAAGGGCAGGCGATCGCGTTCGACCGGTCGATCCCGCTGGGCGGCATTGCGATGGGGGGCGATTGCGGCGTCGCCAAGGTCGATGTGTCGACCGACAACGGCAAGACCTGGTACAAGACGGTGCTTGGCCCGGATCACGGCAAATACAGTTTCCGCCGCTGGGATGCGCAGGTTCCGCTCACGCATGCGGGCCCGACCAGATTGATGTCGCGCTGCTGGAACACAGCCGGCATCGCGCAGCCGATGACGCCGATCTGGAACCCGGGCGGGTTCATGCGCGGCAACATCGAAACCACCAACATCGTCGTCGGCTGA
- a CDS encoding YncE family protein has translation MKAAIVLVAAMLASVAPVPAIAQAYWAEPAADDFAYDINAVQAPWSKADIDVSHHDRIYVSDPTSTKIVVIDPAAGNELGWIDLSKSGMAEPSFSSPNVQRLAAARDGRTVATLATRSVTLVDLAKNTERGRTVFETSPTAVAFTPNGHELWVSLGHEHAIAVVDPKTAREITRIPAKGGVGATILSPNGRYAFVSLTAKPSILVVDVAHRRIVGHVASTGAGAGAIAVSPDGKQIWATRRESGTTTVFAAKPPFAVREVIKTGPATDAVNFAQRADDSFAYVSVGGDRPAIKVYRTDSLEAVTTVPLQAAPTAVWPSGDGTRIYASLAGTNKVAAIDTLTYTTASTIPISTDAQNLIYVPGAVRSGKGLANLVPSGRDAALALAAR, from the coding sequence ATGAAAGCTGCGATCGTTCTGGTTGCCGCGATGTTGGCCTCCGTAGCGCCAGTCCCGGCGATCGCTCAGGCCTATTGGGCCGAGCCCGCCGCGGACGACTTTGCCTACGATATCAATGCGGTTCAGGCACCGTGGTCGAAGGCTGATATCGACGTCAGCCACCATGACCGGATCTATGTGTCTGACCCTACATCGACGAAGATCGTTGTCATCGATCCTGCAGCGGGCAACGAACTGGGATGGATCGACCTCTCCAAGAGCGGGATGGCTGAGCCCAGCTTTTCCAGCCCGAACGTTCAGCGCCTGGCTGCGGCGCGTGATGGGCGGACCGTAGCTACACTAGCCACGAGAAGCGTGACGCTCGTAGATCTGGCCAAGAACACGGAACGAGGCCGGACCGTGTTCGAGACGTCGCCTACCGCCGTCGCTTTCACACCCAACGGGCACGAACTCTGGGTTTCGCTCGGCCATGAGCATGCCATCGCGGTAGTGGATCCTAAGACCGCGCGGGAGATCACGCGCATACCGGCGAAGGGCGGAGTGGGCGCGACCATCCTGTCGCCTAACGGACGCTATGCCTTTGTGTCGCTTACTGCAAAGCCGTCCATCCTGGTTGTCGACGTCGCGCATCGGCGCATTGTCGGACACGTCGCCAGCACCGGTGCAGGTGCGGGAGCAATCGCGGTCTCGCCAGATGGCAAACAGATATGGGCGACACGCCGCGAGAGCGGCACGACCACGGTCTTTGCTGCCAAACCGCCGTTTGCGGTACGCGAAGTGATAAAAACCGGACCAGCGACAGACGCGGTCAACTTCGCCCAGCGCGCGGACGATTCCTTTGCCTATGTCAGCGTTGGCGGCGATCGACCTGCAATCAAGGTCTATAGAACCGACAGCCTCGAGGCTGTGACAACCGTCCCGCTACAAGCGGCTCCGACCGCGGTTTGGCCGTCGGGCGATGGTACGAGGATCTATGCCAGCCTGGCCGGAACCAATAAAGTCGCTGCGATCGACACGCTGACGTACACCACCGCGTCGACGATCCCGATCAGTACGGATGCGCAAAACCTGATCTACGTTCCCGGTGCCGTACGATCAGGAAAAGGTCTCGCCAATCTGGTGCCATCCGGGCGCGATGCGGCGCTTGCCCTGGCGGCGCGTTGA
- a CDS encoding TDT family transporter: MTADLKPVLDGLKPLSRLDSPRQMIRQFTPNWFAATMGTGILALALPQVPGVGPSLHPVGEALWYLNIALFTLFAGLYTARWAMFGHEARRIFGHNTVSMFIGTIPMGLATIINGCLAFGLPRFGAGVIPIAETLWWIDVAMSLACGVAIPYLMFTRHQHSLDAMTAVWLLPVVAAEVAGASGGLLAPHLADAHHQFVVLATSYVLWAYSVPVAFGILAILILRMALHKLPHESMAASSWLALGPIGTGALGMLVLGSDAPAILAANGLGQIGAVAQGIGTIAGLLLWGFGLWWLALATLITIRYWRAGIPFNLGWWGYTFPLGVYTVATFKLGTTLQLGFFGIVGTVLTVALAAMWLLVGAKTVAGGWRGNLFVSPCIAQAN; encoded by the coding sequence GTGACCGCCGATTTGAAACCCGTTCTCGATGGCCTGAAGCCCCTCAGCCGGCTCGACTCGCCGCGCCAGATGATCCGCCAGTTCACCCCCAACTGGTTCGCCGCAACCATGGGCACCGGCATCCTCGCGCTCGCCTTGCCGCAGGTGCCGGGCGTCGGCCCGTCGCTGCACCCGGTCGGCGAGGCGCTGTGGTATTTAAACATCGCGCTCTTCACGCTGTTCGCCGGGCTCTACACCGCGCGCTGGGCGATGTTCGGACACGAGGCGCGGCGGATCTTCGGGCACAACACCGTGTCGATGTTCATCGGCACGATCCCGATGGGCCTCGCGACGATCATCAACGGATGTCTCGCCTTCGGCCTGCCGCGGTTCGGCGCGGGCGTGATCCCGATCGCGGAGACATTGTGGTGGATCGACGTCGCGATGTCGCTCGCCTGCGGGGTGGCGATCCCGTATCTTATGTTCACGCGGCACCAGCACAGTCTTGATGCGATGACCGCGGTCTGGCTGCTGCCGGTGGTCGCAGCCGAGGTCGCAGGCGCAAGCGGCGGCCTGCTCGCCCCGCATCTGGCGGATGCGCATCACCAGTTCGTCGTGCTCGCGACGTCGTATGTCCTCTGGGCCTATTCGGTGCCGGTCGCGTTCGGCATCCTCGCGATCCTGATCCTGCGGATGGCGCTCCACAAGCTGCCGCACGAGAGCATGGCCGCTTCGAGCTGGCTCGCGCTCGGTCCGATCGGCACCGGTGCGCTCGGGATGCTGGTGCTCGGTAGCGACGCGCCCGCGATCCTCGCCGCCAACGGCCTGGGGCAGATCGGCGCGGTGGCGCAAGGGATCGGCACGATCGCCGGGCTGTTGCTCTGGGGCTTCGGGCTGTGGTGGCTGGCGCTCGCGACGCTGATCACGATCCGCTACTGGCGCGCGGGCATTCCGTTCAACCTCGGCTGGTGGGGCTACACCTTCCCGCTCGGCGTCTACACTGTCGCCACCTTCAAGCTCGGCACGACGCTCCAGCTCGGCTTTTTCGGGATCGTCGGCACCGTCCTCACGGTGGCGCTCGCAGCGATGTGGCTACTGGTCGGGGCCAAGACGGTCGCAGGTGGCTGGCGCGGAAACCTGTTCGTGTCGCCCTGCATCGCCCAAGCCAATTAA
- a CDS encoding LysR family transcriptional regulator: MTLEQLRIFVGVAEREHMTRAAEALNVTQSAASAAIAALEARHGVPLFHRVGRGIELSEAGRMFLVDARAVLGRAASAELALAEYAGLERGTLRLVASQTIAGYWLPRQLAAFHARYPAIAIELAIDNTEGAAARVLDGAVELGFVEGVIDESALAHWTVANDRMVLVSDRAADTIDEDWIRAARWIVREQGSGTRSSFEEVLRQRGVDPSDLTVALTLPSNEAVRSAVEAGAGVAVLSQHVVAPAIAAGTLHDLPLSLPRRPFYALRHKERYRTRAADALTDLIKETGK, translated from the coding sequence ATGACCCTGGAACAACTCAGGATTTTCGTCGGTGTCGCTGAGCGCGAGCACATGACGCGCGCTGCCGAAGCGCTCAATGTGACGCAGTCAGCCGCAAGCGCTGCCATCGCCGCGCTGGAAGCCCGGCACGGCGTGCCGCTGTTCCACCGGGTCGGCCGTGGGATCGAACTGTCTGAAGCGGGCCGCATGTTTCTGGTCGACGCACGCGCAGTGCTTGGCCGTGCCGCCAGCGCGGAACTTGCACTGGCCGAATATGCGGGACTCGAACGTGGCACTTTGCGGCTGGTCGCGAGCCAGACGATCGCCGGCTATTGGCTGCCGCGTCAGCTGGCGGCGTTCCATGCGCGTTACCCCGCGATCGCGATCGAACTGGCGATCGACAACACCGAAGGGGCCGCGGCGCGCGTTCTCGACGGCGCGGTCGAACTCGGTTTCGTCGAAGGCGTCATCGATGAGTCCGCACTCGCACACTGGACGGTTGCGAACGATCGCATGGTGCTGGTGAGCGACCGCGCTGCCGACACGATCGACGAGGACTGGATCCGCGCCGCACGCTGGATCGTCCGCGAGCAGGGATCTGGCACACGCTCGTCGTTCGAGGAGGTGTTGCGCCAGCGCGGCGTCGATCCGTCGGACCTCACCGTGGCGCTGACCCTGCCGTCGAACGAGGCGGTGCGTAGCGCGGTCGAGGCCGGCGCAGGCGTCGCAGTCCTGTCGCAGCATGTCGTCGCACCTGCGATCGCCGCCGGAACGTTGCACGATCTGCCGCTCAGCCTGCCGCGGCGTCCGTTCTACGCGCTGCGTCACAAAGAGCGCTATCGTACCCGTGCGGCCGATGCGCTGACCGATCTCATCAAGGAGACTGGCAAGTGA
- a CDS encoding malate dehydrogenase, giving the protein MTKPPVRIAISGAAGQICYSLLFRVAQGDVFGPDQPVILQLLDVPQAMDAVRGVVMELEDCAFPLLADVIITDDPMVAFKDIDAAMLVGSRPRSKGMERRDLLAANAAIFKTQGAALGAVAKRDAKILVVGNPANTNAWILAQSAPGFPAENITSMIRLDHNRAQGQLAAKAGVGVDAITKLVVWGNHSPTMFADWGNAELGGQKLADRIGDEVWYRETLIPTVAQRGTAIIEVRGASSAASAANAAIDHLRDWVHGAGDNWVSMGVVSDGSYGIPQGLMCGVPVYCKSGGYARIEGLTLDPFQRTMLDRTIAELVDEREAVIDILK; this is encoded by the coding sequence ATGACCAAGCCCCCCGTCAGGATCGCGATCAGCGGTGCCGCAGGACAGATTTGCTATTCGCTGCTCTTCCGGGTCGCGCAGGGTGACGTGTTCGGACCGGACCAGCCCGTTATCCTTCAACTGCTCGACGTGCCGCAGGCGATGGACGCAGTACGCGGCGTGGTCATGGAATTGGAAGATTGCGCGTTCCCGCTACTGGCAGATGTGATCATCACAGATGATCCGATGGTAGCCTTCAAGGACATCGACGCGGCCATGCTGGTCGGGTCTCGCCCGCGCTCGAAGGGCATGGAGCGCCGTGATTTGCTCGCTGCCAACGCGGCGATCTTCAAGACGCAGGGCGCAGCGCTGGGCGCAGTGGCCAAACGCGACGCCAAGATCCTGGTCGTCGGCAATCCCGCCAACACGAATGCCTGGATCCTTGCGCAAAGCGCACCGGGTTTCCCTGCCGAAAACATCACGTCGATGATCCGCCTCGATCACAACCGCGCGCAGGGACAGCTTGCGGCCAAGGCGGGTGTCGGTGTCGATGCGATTACAAAGCTCGTCGTCTGGGGAAACCATTCGCCGACGATGTTTGCCGACTGGGGGAATGCAGAACTCGGTGGCCAAAAGCTCGCCGACCGTATCGGAGACGAGGTCTGGTACCGCGAGACACTGATCCCCACCGTTGCGCAGCGCGGAACCGCAATCATCGAAGTACGCGGTGCGTCCTCGGCCGCGTCGGCCGCAAATGCAGCGATCGATCATCTACGCGACTGGGTACACGGGGCAGGCGACAATTGGGTGTCGATGGGCGTGGTATCAGATGGCTCCTATGGTATCCCGCAAGGGCTGATGTGCGGCGTGCCGGTGTACTGCAAAAGCGGTGGGTATGCGCGTATCGAAGGACTGACCCTCGATCCATTCCAGCGAACGATGCTCGATCGCACGATTGCCGAACTGGTCGATGAACGTGAGGCGGTAATCGACATTCTGAAATGA
- a CDS encoding sulfite oxidase, with the protein MTVLARAERNLIVRCLDPLNAEARPESLIASFLTPQAHFYIRSHGPIPDLPVDHRIAIDGLVNRPGWFSVAELQAAFPVRTVAATMQCAGNRRAHLQGVAETSGDPWDVGAIGNAEWTGVSLADVLAAAGIGDGAAFVAATGADEVDVDGDKAPYGASISLAKACSPDVLLAWAMNGEPLAPEHGAPLRLVVPGYAGVRSPKWLTRIEVRDRPSDAPIQAKDYKLFPADVAKDDADWDAGMTIEEMPLNAAICSPVDGARLDVCRCVIQGYAIASGRAVSRVEISANGGMDWIQAVIDHPPGAPWSWSQWEAVVDLVPGIHVLVVRAVDGAGQMQPEQPNAIWNFAGYLSTAWHRVTVTVANGAETLKDR; encoded by the coding sequence ATGACAGTACTCGCTCGCGCCGAACGGAACCTCATAGTGCGGTGTCTCGATCCGCTGAACGCGGAGGCGCGGCCGGAAAGCCTCATCGCTTCGTTCCTGACCCCACAGGCGCACTTCTACATCCGCAGTCACGGGCCGATACCGGACCTGCCCGTGGACCATCGGATCGCGATCGACGGTCTGGTGAATCGCCCCGGATGGTTCAGCGTGGCGGAACTGCAAGCGGCGTTTCCCGTGCGGACCGTCGCGGCGACGATGCAGTGCGCGGGAAATCGGCGCGCGCATCTTCAGGGCGTGGCGGAAACGTCGGGCGATCCGTGGGATGTCGGCGCGATCGGCAATGCCGAATGGACCGGCGTATCGCTTGCCGACGTCCTTGCCGCTGCGGGCATCGGCGACGGTGCGGCATTCGTCGCGGCGACTGGTGCCGATGAGGTCGATGTCGATGGCGACAAGGCGCCGTATGGCGCGTCGATCTCGCTCGCGAAGGCGTGCAGCCCGGACGTGCTCCTCGCCTGGGCCATGAACGGTGAGCCGCTCGCGCCCGAGCATGGTGCACCGCTACGGCTCGTCGTTCCAGGCTATGCCGGCGTGCGCAGTCCCAAATGGCTTACCAGGATCGAGGTTCGGGACCGCCCGTCCGATGCTCCAATCCAGGCGAAGGACTACAAGCTCTTCCCTGCCGACGTCGCCAAAGACGACGCCGATTGGGACGCCGGAATGACGATCGAGGAGATGCCCCTGAATGCGGCCATCTGCTCGCCGGTGGATGGTGCCCGGCTCGATGTCTGTCGCTGCGTTATCCAAGGGTACGCGATCGCTTCCGGGCGGGCGGTATCGCGGGTCGAGATCTCGGCGAATGGTGGAATGGACTGGATTCAGGCCGTGATCGACCACCCGCCGGGGGCACCGTGGAGTTGGTCGCAATGGGAGGCGGTGGTCGATCTCGTACCAGGAATTCACGTGTTGGTCGTCCGCGCCGTCGACGGAGCCGGGCAGATGCAACCAGAACAGCCTAATGCGATTTGGAATTTCGCTGGCTATCTGTCGACGGCGTGGCACAGGGTCACGGTGACGGTTGCGAACGGCGCGGAGACGCTCAAGGATAGGTAA
- the copM gene encoding CopM family metallochaperone, with protein MKSRTTLLIAIALSGSTAAIAQTDSFASAMDAAMMRMHGAMMTGYSSDPDRDFARMMIPHHQGAIDMAEVELRYGKDERLRRLAQGIIVEQRQEIAVMKGILSDDGALPPHTEPTATGHPHHGDRP; from the coding sequence ATGAAATCACGCACGACCTTGCTGATAGCGATAGCCTTGTCCGGATCGACGGCCGCTATAGCGCAAACAGACAGCTTCGCGTCCGCTATGGATGCGGCGATGATGCGGATGCACGGCGCGATGATGACCGGTTATTCGAGCGATCCCGATCGCGACTTCGCAAGGATGATGATTCCCCATCACCAAGGCGCGATCGACATGGCCGAAGTCGAACTGCGCTATGGCAAGGACGAACGCCTGCGCCGACTCGCGCAGGGAATCATCGTCGAACAACGCCAGGAAATCGCGGTGATGAAGGGCATCCTATCCGACGACGGCGCGTTGCCACCTCATACTGAACCGACCGCTACTGGTCACCCCCATCACGGAGACCGTCCATGA
- a CDS encoding YncE family protein, translating to MRRFTLTACAALCFSGPASAQQVPNAIPDVPVSTQDRFYTSDQFSNTVSVIDPSTNTLLGVIKLGDQTPANLSPLYKGQLLVHGMGFSPDRKTLAVISIGSNSVTFIDTATNAVKHTTYVGRSPHEAFFRPDGREVWVAVRGEDYIQVLDGKTFAPTTRIPVPNGPGMTIFSPNGKYGYVCSSFTPETVVIDTASKKIVGRVKQASPFCPDIAATPDGKQVWLTLKDVGKVMVFDAKPPFAVLKTFDTGAITNHVNIARTKNGQFAYVTVGTENVVKVFRTTDFAQVASIPVGALPHGLWPSGDGTRMYVGLENADAVAAIDTASNTVIATIPIGQGPQGVAYVPGAVPSGDGKTNLVPLAQAGMKVQLTLGGTGQSQVTLFDQGQVQILQAAVAGLMPKMPYVLGLSNRADGSGPIQPLAKFMTNPAGSAIVNAIGPLRQVVSEAKGDVRRYLVVAPGDPMTIGAAVQVQK from the coding sequence ATGAGGCGTTTCACCCTAACCGCCTGCGCCGCCTTGTGTTTCTCGGGCCCTGCGTCTGCACAGCAAGTGCCGAACGCGATCCCCGACGTCCCCGTCAGCACACAGGACCGGTTCTACACCTCGGACCAGTTCTCCAACACCGTGTCGGTGATCGATCCATCGACCAACACGCTGCTCGGCGTCATCAAGCTCGGTGACCAGACCCCCGCGAACCTCAGCCCGCTCTACAAGGGACAGCTGCTCGTCCACGGCATGGGCTTCTCGCCCGATCGCAAGACGCTGGCGGTAATCTCGATCGGCTCGAACTCGGTGACGTTCATCGACACTGCGACCAATGCCGTGAAGCACACGACCTATGTGGGCCGATCGCCGCACGAAGCGTTCTTCCGCCCCGACGGTCGCGAAGTCTGGGTCGCGGTGCGCGGCGAGGATTATATCCAGGTACTCGACGGCAAGACCTTCGCGCCGACCACGCGCATCCCCGTCCCCAACGGCCCCGGCATGACGATATTCTCGCCGAACGGAAAATACGGTTACGTCTGTTCGAGCTTCACACCCGAGACCGTGGTGATCGACACCGCCTCGAAGAAGATCGTCGGTCGCGTCAAGCAGGCGAGCCCGTTCTGCCCTGACATTGCCGCGACGCCCGATGGCAAGCAGGTCTGGTTGACGCTGAAGGACGTCGGCAAGGTCATGGTGTTCGATGCCAAGCCACCGTTCGCGGTGCTCAAGACGTTCGATACTGGCGCCATCACCAACCACGTCAACATCGCCCGCACCAAGAACGGCCAGTTCGCCTATGTGACGGTCGGTACCGAGAACGTCGTGAAGGTGTTCCGCACCACCGACTTTGCACAGGTCGCGAGCATCCCGGTCGGCGCGCTGCCGCACGGCTTGTGGCCGTCGGGCGACGGCACTCGGATGTATGTCGGGCTGGAGAACGCCGATGCGGTCGCGGCGATCGACACGGCGAGCAACACCGTCATCGCGACGATTCCGATCGGTCAGGGGCCGCAGGGCGTAGCCTATGTTCCCGGCGCGGTGCCGAGCGGCGACGGCAAAACGAACCTTGTGCCGCTCGCGCAGGCAGGCATGAAAGTTCAGCTGACGCTTGGCGGGACCGGTCAAAGCCAGGTGACGCTCTTCGACCAAGGCCAGGTGCAGATCCTGCAAGCCGCCGTCGCCGGGCTCATGCCCAAGATGCCCTATGTCCTCGGGTTGTCGAACCGTGCAGATGGCAGCGGCCCGATCCAGCCTCTGGCGAAGTTCATGACCAATCCCGCCGGCAGCGCGATCGTCAATGCGATCGGCCCGCTGCGCCAGGTTGTCAGCGAGGCCAAGGGCGACGTGCGTCGCTACCTCGTCGTCGCTCCGGGCGATCCGATGACGATCGGTGCGGCGGTGCAGGTCCAGAAATAG